TCTGGCAATTTCCGAGATGGTCGCCGGGCTTTCCAAGCCGACCGTGGCTATAGTCCTGGGCGGCGGACACAGCATCGGGGTCCCAATAGCAGTGGCGGCACAGTACAGCTTCATCGCCCTGACCGCCAGCATGACCATCCACCCGATCAGACTGAACGGCCTGGTGATCGGCGTCCCGCAGACCTATGAATACCTGGACAAAATGCAGGACAGGGTAGTGCGCTTTGTAACCCAGCACTCCAAAATAAATGAAGCAACCTTCAGGGAAATGATGTTCCGCACGGGCGAACTGGCCAGGGATATCGGGACTGTTTTAATCGGCCAGGAAGCGGTCGAATGCGGCTTAATCGATGAAGTGGGAAGCGTGGGGCATGCGGTGGATAAGCTGAAGAGGTTGATCAGGGATAAAAAACAGTGGGAAGTGCAATCTGTTCAATGATTATCTACACACCTTTATACCTCGAACTAGTCCTGGAAGGGCTGGAAGATATGAAAGAGCCCAAAACCCGCCAGGTGGAACTGGACGGAGTTCCCCTGGTTATTGAAGATACCGGCCCCGGGCAGGGCAGGGTGGTCAAATTATTAAGCACCAACCCAAAGGACTACCTGCGCGCCGATTTAAGCCCGGGTGCTGTAATTAAATTCACACAGCAGTGGTCCAAACCTTAAAACAAGCCGCGTCATGGAAGTCTCCCCGGTAAATTTCAGGATATTCCTGCTCCAGATTAAAATTAAGTTTCCTTAAGTCCTAAAACTAAAACTAACAAAAAAAGTTGTTCCGGCCGGGCTGGTTTCCAGATCTATTTTTGCGTTATGTCTGGCGGCTATCTTATAGCAAACCGCCAGGCCCAGACCGGTGCCGGAGTCCTTGGTAGTAAAAAACGGCATGTACAGTTTATCCATATGCTCCGGCAGAATCCCCTTACCCTGGTCTTTCACCGCCAGGATAACGCTCTGTCCGTCAGTGAACGTTTTTATTGTAAGATATCCCCCCTTGTCCATCGCTTCAAGCCCGTTGCGGGTGAGGTTAAGGATCAATTGTTTAATATCATTCTCTTCGAAGCTTATGTCGGGAATTTCTTCAAGCTCGAGATTGACATTTTTATCATCTTTAATTGCGTCTATTTCTATTAAGGTTTAACCGGTCCAGGCGGGCCATTTCTTTTTCCATTTTTACCCTCTTTGTTATGTCCTGAAATACAAGAATAACACCGTATATGTTTCCCTCACAGTCATCTATAGGCGTTGCGCTGTCTGTAAGTACCATCTCCTCACCGTCACGGGAAATAAGTACCGTGCTGTTCGCCAAACCGATAATCTTGCCTGCCGCAAGGACCTTTTCAACGGGATTTTCACAGCGCTGGCGTGTTTGTTCGTTAATAATATAAAATACCTCTGCCAAAGGCGTCCCCTTTGCTTCCTCCTCCTGCCGCCAGCCGGTAAGTGTTTCAGCGGCGCTGTTCATCTTATCCACACGGCCTTCCATGTCAGCGGTGATTATTCCGTCGCCGCATGACATAAAGGTTATCAGCCAGCGCTCCTCTTCTTCCTTCAGTTCTTTCTCAAGCTGCTTTCTTTCTGAAATATCCCGGAAAAGTATGGAAATGCCTTCCTGGAAAGGATAGACGTGAC
The nucleotide sequence above comes from Desulfotomaculum sp.. Encoded proteins:
- a CDS encoding translocation-enhancing protein TepA — encoded protein: MPEENPGNGKNDFPYPPDFEPDHGCDPYDPNAPVPQDPQPEKQNQSSMQNLKEMGTNTLPDGKSNIHCLTIIGQIEGHLVLPPQNKTTKYEHIIPQLVALEESSDIEGVLVVLNTVGGDVEAGLAISEMVAGLSKPTVAIVLGGGHSIGVPIAVAAQYSFIALTASMTIHPIRLNGLVIGVPQTYEYLDKMQDRVVRFVTQHSKINEATFREMMFRTGELARDIGTVLIGQEAVECGLIDEVGSVGHAVDKLKRLIRDKKQWEVQSVQ